Proteins from a genomic interval of Sphingobacterium sp. SYP-B4668:
- a CDS encoding TM2 domain-containing protein: MDPQRVDGYLMTQVKNFNPQHLNLLRERMLQMDEARFVQVQMLSFNDPMIVLLISVFAGTFGIDRFIIGDTGLGIGKLLTCGGLGIWALVDWFLIMDATKEKNFQKVAALL, encoded by the coding sequence ATGGATCCGCAAAGAGTAGACGGTTATTTGATGACTCAGGTCAAAAACTTTAATCCACAACATTTGAATCTGCTTAGGGAGCGTATGCTGCAGATGGATGAGGCCCGCTTCGTACAGGTACAAATGTTATCCTTCAATGACCCCATGATTGTCTTATTGATTTCAGTTTTTGCTGGAACATTTGGCATAGATCGATTTATTATAGGCGATACAGGCTTAGGTATAGGTAAGTTATTGACGTGTGGAGGTCTCGGAATCTGGGCTTTGGTAGACTGGTTTTTAATCATGGACGCCACAAAAGAGAAGAACTTCCAAAAGGTAGCAGCACTACTCTAG
- a CDS encoding aspartate/glutamate racemase family protein: MIGIVGGAGPLVGLDIVKKIIEETIAAKDEDHIPLILHSQPGRIANCTQFLTGDGSINPAHAIADTIAELVGLGTTVAAVPCNTAHAAPIFDVVRTLIQSKGLSIKLLNLVEETVQYIASHYDNPAVGVLSSNGTRDTGLYKKSLAIHSLNVVEPVDDWQQKIHQAIYDEQYGIKSHASPITNRAKEELIAAIHEMKKEGATVIVLGCTELPLALREKEIAGLPIVDPHRVLARALIRTVAPQKLQK, translated from the coding sequence ATGATAGGAATCGTAGGTGGTGCAGGTCCATTGGTTGGACTGGACATCGTAAAGAAGATAATAGAGGAGACTATTGCGGCAAAGGATGAAGATCATATCCCGCTTATTTTACATTCACAGCCGGGGCGTATTGCAAACTGTACGCAGTTCCTGACGGGAGACGGCTCCATAAACCCCGCTCATGCGATTGCAGATACGATTGCAGAATTGGTGGGATTGGGGACCACTGTAGCTGCTGTACCCTGCAATACGGCTCACGCAGCACCTATATTTGATGTTGTAAGGACGCTGATACAGTCCAAAGGACTCTCGATAAAACTATTGAATCTTGTGGAAGAGACCGTTCAGTACATCGCGTCTCATTATGATAATCCGGCAGTGGGCGTATTGTCTTCCAATGGCACGAGAGATACGGGGCTTTATAAAAAATCACTAGCGATACATAGTCTTAATGTGGTAGAACCTGTTGACGATTGGCAACAAAAAATACATCAAGCGATATATGACGAACAATATGGTATCAAAAGTCATGCTTCTCCAATCACCAATAGAGCAAAAGAGGAGCTCATTGCCGCCATTCACGAAATGAAGAAAGAAGGAGCAACAGTGATTGTCTTGGGGTGTACGGAATTGCCGCTAGCACTAAGAGAGAAAGAAATTGCTGGTCTGCCTATTGTCGATCCCCACCGGGTACTGGCAAGGGCACTAATCCGAACGGTAGCTCCGCAGAAGCTCCAAAAATAG